One Microbacterium esteraromaticum genomic window carries:
- a CDS encoding methylenetetrahydrofolate reductase, producing MSTTPFSFELYPPRTAESARALHDTIDRLAEVGPEFISVTYGAGGSTGGRSLEVLRYIRAHTDTEPLAHLTCVGNTYAGAARLIREFLDAGVLSFLALRGDPPAGQDEDDVFLGDLESSAQLVQLIDRVQAERAPYEESPVRGNPGAVRVAPRRKVNIAVAAFPNGHPRSAYSSQHVDALLAKQAAGATVAITQLFFHADHYLAFVERARRAGVTIPILPGIMPITSPARLTRVLELTGEDLPGELAIDLEIEPTTEGRRQIGIRWASDLIRAVVDGGAPGVHLYAFNQHETVLDVLQSAGIIPERQLSAASKGTS from the coding sequence GTGAGCACCACCCCCTTCTCCTTCGAGCTGTACCCGCCTCGCACGGCGGAGAGCGCCCGCGCGCTGCACGACACCATCGACCGTCTCGCCGAGGTCGGACCCGAATTCATCTCGGTGACCTACGGCGCCGGCGGATCCACGGGAGGACGCTCGCTCGAGGTGCTGCGCTACATCCGCGCCCACACCGACACCGAACCGCTCGCCCACCTCACGTGTGTGGGCAACACCTATGCCGGGGCTGCGCGACTGATCCGGGAGTTCCTCGATGCCGGCGTGCTCAGCTTCCTGGCACTGCGCGGCGACCCGCCGGCGGGGCAGGACGAGGACGATGTGTTCCTCGGCGACCTCGAGAGCTCGGCGCAGCTCGTGCAGCTGATCGATCGCGTGCAGGCCGAGCGCGCTCCGTACGAGGAGTCGCCGGTGCGCGGCAACCCCGGTGCCGTGCGCGTCGCTCCGCGCCGCAAGGTGAACATCGCCGTCGCCGCCTTCCCGAACGGACACCCCCGCTCGGCCTACAGCAGCCAGCACGTCGACGCCCTGCTCGCGAAGCAGGCGGCCGGCGCCACCGTCGCCATCACCCAGCTTTTCTTCCACGCCGACCACTACCTCGCATTCGTCGAGCGCGCTCGGCGGGCCGGTGTGACGATCCCCATCCTGCCCGGCATCATGCCTATCACCTCGCCCGCGAGGCTCACCCGCGTGCTCGAGCTGACCGGCGAGGACCTTCCCGGCGAGCTCGCCATCGATCTGGAGATCGAACCGACCACCGAGGGACGCCGCCAGATCGGCATCCGATGGGCATCCGATCTCATCCGCGCGGTCGTCGACGGCGGTGCACCCGGAGTGCACCTGTATGCGTTCAACCAGCACGAGACCGTGCTCGATGTCCTCCAATCCGCCGGGATCATCCCCGAGCGCCAGCTCTCCGCAGCATCGAAAGGAACCTCATGA
- the metE gene encoding 5-methyltetrahydropteroyltriglutamate--homocysteine S-methyltransferase has product MTAFPAGTILGYPRIGRRRELKKAVESFWAGRSDQAELERTAAELRATTRARLAGLGLGRDDSSIPESFSFYDQVLDAAVTVGAIPARFDDLRDEDGTIGLGAYFTVARGEGERAPLEMTKWFDSNYHYLVPEIGPETTFSLASEHLVAQVAEAASAGYITRPVIVGPVTLLALAKASDDAPEGFDPLSRLDDVLPVYAALLAKLRAAGAQWVQLDEPALVSESLPADTAALAAASARALAVLGGASERPQIFVAAPYAALGSTLEVLAAAPIEAIGIDLARGDVPAALPALGGKTLVGGVIDGHNIWRGDLDAAFTKLEALRALGAGAVSASTSTSLLHVPHDVDDETALDPRLVSWLAFADQKVGQVVTLAQGLAEGRDAIAEALDAASAALADRREAPGVRDGAVREHAFAEAEFSRVPYEERESAQQALKLPALPLTTIGSFPQTGDIRRARARFLRGELPEDDYDDFLRREIDQVVALQEDLGLDVLVHGEPERNDMVQYFAEHLDGFAVTQHGWVQSYGSRATRPSILWGDVSRPAQITVSWAAYAQSLSVKPVKGMLTGPVTILAWSFVRDDQPLGETANQVALALRDEITDLEAAGIAIIQVDEPALRELLPLKAADQADYLDWSVRSFRLATGGAAAGTQIHTHLCYSEFGVVIDAIRALDADVTSIEAARSRMEVVADIARFGFDHGVGPGVYDIHSPRVPSVEEIESLLRRAVDELPLSQLWVNPDCGLKTRAYEETVQSLRNIVEATRRVREDVVVPA; this is encoded by the coding sequence ATGACCGCTTTCCCCGCAGGGACGATCCTCGGCTACCCGCGCATCGGCCGCCGTCGCGAGCTGAAGAAGGCGGTCGAGTCCTTCTGGGCCGGCCGCTCCGACCAGGCCGAGCTGGAGCGCACCGCCGCCGAGCTGCGGGCGACGACGCGCGCACGTCTGGCAGGACTGGGCCTGGGACGCGATGACTCGTCGATCCCCGAGTCGTTCTCGTTCTACGACCAGGTGCTCGACGCCGCCGTCACCGTCGGCGCGATCCCCGCCCGCTTCGACGACCTGCGCGACGAAGACGGGACGATCGGGCTCGGCGCCTACTTCACCGTCGCCCGCGGCGAGGGTGAGCGAGCGCCGCTCGAGATGACCAAGTGGTTCGACTCGAACTACCACTACCTCGTTCCCGAGATCGGCCCCGAGACGACGTTCTCGCTCGCCAGCGAGCATCTCGTCGCACAGGTCGCCGAAGCGGCGTCGGCCGGATACATCACCCGTCCGGTGATCGTGGGCCCCGTCACCCTGCTCGCTCTCGCGAAGGCGTCGGACGACGCACCCGAGGGCTTTGACCCGCTCAGCCGACTCGACGACGTGCTGCCTGTGTACGCCGCGCTGCTCGCGAAGCTGAGGGCCGCGGGCGCCCAGTGGGTGCAGCTCGACGAGCCCGCGCTGGTCAGCGAGTCGCTTCCCGCCGACACCGCCGCGCTCGCCGCTGCCTCCGCCCGCGCCCTGGCGGTGCTGGGCGGTGCGAGCGAGCGTCCGCAGATCTTCGTCGCAGCCCCGTACGCCGCGCTCGGCTCGACGCTCGAGGTGCTCGCCGCAGCTCCCATCGAGGCGATCGGCATCGACCTCGCCCGCGGCGACGTGCCCGCCGCACTCCCGGCGCTCGGGGGCAAGACGCTCGTCGGCGGCGTGATCGACGGCCACAACATCTGGCGGGGCGACCTCGACGCCGCCTTCACGAAGCTCGAGGCGCTCCGCGCGCTCGGCGCGGGTGCCGTCTCGGCATCCACCTCCACCTCGTTGCTGCACGTGCCGCACGACGTCGACGACGAGACCGCACTCGACCCCCGCCTGGTCTCGTGGCTCGCCTTCGCCGATCAGAAGGTCGGCCAGGTGGTCACCCTCGCGCAGGGACTGGCCGAGGGCCGCGATGCCATCGCCGAGGCCCTCGATGCGGCATCCGCCGCCCTCGCCGACCGCCGCGAGGCCCCTGGTGTGCGCGATGGAGCCGTGCGCGAGCACGCGTTCGCCGAGGCGGAGTTCTCGCGCGTTCCGTACGAGGAGCGTGAGAGCGCGCAGCAGGCGCTGAAACTGCCCGCCCTGCCGCTGACCACCATCGGCTCCTTCCCGCAGACCGGAGACATCCGTCGAGCCCGTGCCCGGTTCCTGCGCGGCGAACTTCCTGAGGACGACTACGACGACTTCCTGCGTCGCGAGATCGACCAGGTCGTCGCCCTTCAGGAGGACCTCGGCCTCGACGTGCTCGTGCACGGGGAGCCCGAGCGCAACGACATGGTGCAGTACTTCGCCGAGCACCTCGACGGCTTCGCCGTGACCCAGCACGGATGGGTGCAGTCCTACGGCTCGCGCGCCACGCGCCCGTCGATCCTCTGGGGAGACGTGTCGCGCCCGGCGCAGATCACGGTGTCGTGGGCGGCGTACGCCCAGTCGCTGAGCGTCAAGCCGGTCAAGGGCATGCTCACCGGCCCGGTCACGATCCTCGCCTGGTCGTTCGTGCGCGACGACCAGCCGCTCGGCGAGACGGCCAACCAGGTCGCGCTCGCGCTGCGCGACGAGATCACCGACCTCGAGGCCGCGGGTATCGCGATCATCCAGGTCGATGAGCCTGCGCTGCGCGAGCTGCTTCCGCTGAAGGCGGCCGACCAGGCCGATTACCTCGACTGGTCTGTGCGCTCCTTCCGTCTCGCCACCGGCGGCGCCGCCGCCGGCACTCAGATCCACACGCATCTCTGCTATTCGGAGTTCGGTGTGGTGATCGATGCGATCCGCGCCCTGGATGCCGATGTGACCTCGATCGAGGCGGCTCGCAGCCGCATGGAGGTCGTCGCAGACATCGCCCGCTTCGGGTTCGACCACGGTGTCGGCCCCGGCGTCTACGACATCCACTCGCCGCGCGTGCCCAGCGTGGAGGAGATCGAGTCGCTGCTGCGCCGCGCCGTCGACGAGTTGCCCCTGAGTCAGCTGTGGGTGAACCCGGACTGCGGACTGAAGACCCGTGCCTACGAGGAGACGGTGCAGTCGCTGCGCAACATCGTCGAGGCCACGCGTCGTGTCCGCGAGGACGTCGTCGTCCCGGCCTGA
- a CDS encoding flavin-containing monooxygenase produces the protein MIQTEERPATTPAATTDPSVAPAPAPDPATAWLAAFEDALTARDVARASGLFAATSFWRDLIAFSWNITTVENPSGVADLLSATLDGTGPHAFRLTEPADTADGVTTAWFEFETAVGRGRGLVRVVDEAGPKAWTLLTTMYELKGHEEPLRERRPKGAEHGADRERVTWLEKRHAEEASLGVDTQPYTLVIGGGQGGIALGARLRQLGVPSLVVDRHPRPGDQWRSRYKSLCLHDPVWYDHLPYIKFPENWPVFAPKDKVGDWLESYVKVMEVPYWSSTTVTSAAFDEGSGTWRVDLIREGQEMTLHPTQLVFATGMSGKANVPTFPGQDVFRGEQQHSSQHPGPDACAGRRVVVIGSNNSAFDICGALWEHGADVTMVQRSSTHIVKSDTLMDIGLGDLYSERALAAGVTTEKADLIFASLPYRIMHEFQIPLYERMKERDSDFYDRLTAAGFDLDWGDDGSGLFLKYLRRGSGYYIDVGAAELVADGEVKLAKGDVDHLTEDAVVLKDGTVLPADLVVYATGYGSMNGWVADLISPEVADAVGKCWGLGSDTTKDPGPWEGEQRNMWKPTRQPNLWFHGGNLHQSRHYSLYLALQLKARHAGIPTPVYALADVHHTR, from the coding sequence ATGATCCAGACCGAAGAGCGGCCGGCGACGACGCCCGCCGCCACCACCGATCCCTCCGTCGCCCCTGCTCCGGCCCCCGACCCAGCCACAGCCTGGTTGGCCGCGTTCGAGGACGCGCTCACGGCGCGCGACGTCGCGCGGGCGTCCGGCCTGTTCGCCGCCACGAGCTTCTGGCGCGATCTCATCGCCTTCTCATGGAACATCACGACCGTCGAGAACCCGTCGGGAGTCGCCGACCTGCTCAGCGCGACCCTCGACGGCACCGGCCCGCACGCCTTCCGGCTGACCGAGCCGGCCGACACTGCTGATGGTGTCACCACCGCCTGGTTCGAGTTCGAGACGGCCGTCGGACGCGGACGCGGACTCGTCCGCGTCGTCGACGAAGCCGGCCCGAAGGCCTGGACGCTGCTCACCACGATGTACGAGCTGAAGGGACACGAGGAGCCTCTGCGCGAGCGACGGCCCAAAGGTGCGGAGCACGGTGCCGACCGCGAGCGCGTGACCTGGCTCGAGAAGCGCCACGCAGAGGAGGCGTCGCTCGGCGTCGACACCCAGCCCTACACGCTCGTGATCGGCGGCGGCCAGGGCGGGATCGCGCTCGGCGCGCGCCTGCGTCAGCTGGGCGTGCCCTCCCTGGTGGTCGACAGGCACCCGCGCCCAGGCGATCAGTGGCGCAGCCGGTACAAGTCGCTCTGCCTGCACGACCCGGTCTGGTACGACCACCTGCCCTACATCAAGTTCCCCGAGAACTGGCCCGTCTTCGCTCCGAAGGACAAGGTGGGCGACTGGCTCGAGTCGTACGTCAAGGTGATGGAGGTGCCGTACTGGTCGAGCACCACGGTCACCAGCGCCGCATTCGACGAGGGGTCGGGCACGTGGCGCGTCGATCTGATCCGAGAAGGGCAGGAGATGACGCTGCACCCCACGCAGCTCGTCTTCGCCACCGGCATGTCGGGCAAGGCGAACGTGCCGACGTTCCCCGGACAGGATGTCTTCCGCGGTGAGCAGCAGCACTCCTCCCAGCATCCGGGACCCGACGCCTGCGCGGGCAGGCGGGTGGTGGTGATCGGCAGCAACAACTCCGCCTTCGACATCTGCGGCGCTCTGTGGGAGCACGGGGCCGACGTCACGATGGTGCAGCGCTCGTCGACGCACATCGTCAAGAGCGACACCTTGATGGACATCGGCCTCGGCGACCTGTACTCGGAGCGCGCCCTCGCCGCGGGGGTGACCACTGAGAAGGCCGACCTCATCTTCGCCTCGCTGCCGTACCGGATCATGCACGAGTTCCAGATCCCGCTGTACGAGCGCATGAAGGAGCGCGACAGCGACTTCTACGACCGGCTCACCGCCGCCGGCTTCGATCTCGACTGGGGCGACGACGGGTCAGGCCTGTTCCTCAAGTACCTGCGCCGCGGCTCCGGCTACTACATCGACGTCGGCGCGGCCGAGCTCGTGGCCGACGGCGAGGTGAAGCTCGCCAAGGGCGATGTCGACCATCTCACCGAGGACGCGGTGGTGCTGAAGGACGGCACGGTGCTGCCGGCGGACCTCGTCGTCTACGCGACCGGCTATGGCTCGATGAACGGCTGGGTGGCCGATCTGATCAGTCCCGAGGTGGCCGACGCGGTCGGCAAGTGCTGGGGGCTGGGCTCGGACACCACCAAGGACCCCGGCCCGTGGGAGGGCGAGCAGCGCAACATGTGGAAGCCGACCAGGCAGCCGAACCTCTGGTTCCACGGCGGCAATCTGCACCAGTCGCGGCACTACTCGCTGTACCTCGCTCTGCAGCTCAAGGCGCGGCACGCGGGCATCCCGACGCCCGTGTACGCCCTCGCCGACGTGCATCACACCCGCTGA